The Amycolatopsis solani genome segment TCGCGGGCGGCGTCGTCGACGCCGGGACCGTCCACATGCGACGCCCGGTAGTCCGCGTCGGCCCACGGCGTCGACGACAGGACCACGGCCGTGATCCGGTCCGGTGCCGCCGCGGCCAGCTCGACCGCCACCACGCCGCCGGTGTGGTGGCCGACCACCGCCGTGCGGTCCACGCCGAGGGCGTCCAGTGCCGCGAGGACGCCACGGGCGTAGTCCTCGATGCGCTGGGGCGCGGGCAACGCCGTGCTGTTGCCGAACCCCGGCATGTCGAGGGCGATCACCCGGTGCTCCCCGGCCAGCAACGGCTGGAGCTCGCGGAACTCGTCGAGTGATCGCGGGGTCTGGTGGAGCAGGAGCACGGCCGGGCCGCTCCCCTGCTCCGCGTAGTGCACCTGCCCGCCGGGCACCGTGGCGTAGCCGTACTCCACCGTCGTCATGCGGCTCCCTGAGGTCGGAAACGAGTTGCCCGGGAGTGTTCGCCTTCACGGGCGGTGAGCCCCTGCCCGCGGTCCGCCTACCGAACCGGGTCATCGAACCTTTTCACGGCGGTGGCCGCCGGAAACCCGGCTGTAACGGACGGTGACGTCAGCTGGACTTGGATCTTTCCGCATGGTGATAATCACGGTTCGTTCCGAGCGCGAGGAGGTGCCGTGGAGACCGACGAAGACAGCCGGCCCAATTCGGTGCTCGGCAAGGCACAGCTGCTGCTCGGCGCCTTCGAATCCGGCGCCTACCAGCTGGGGCTCACCGATCTGAGCCGCCGGTCCGGGGTCCCGAAGGCGTCGGCCTACCGGCTGGCTCAGGAACTGGTCGAGTGGGGACTGCTGGAACGCCGCGGCGACTGCTACCAGCTGGGCCTGCGGGTGTTCGAACTCGGCCAGCGGGTGCCGGCGTCGGCGGTGCTGCGCGCGGTCGCCCGGCCCGCGCTGGCGGACCTGTTCGCGGCGACCCGCGCGACGATCCACCTGGCCGTGCTCGACGGCGTCCACGTGCTCTTCCTCGAGAAGGTCGCCGGCGAGGCCAACATCCACTCGCACTCCCGCATCGGCGGCCGGCTGCCCGCCCCGGCCACGGCGACGGGCAAGGTGCTGCTGGCCACCTCCCCCGACGTCGACGAGCACCTCGCCCGGCTCGACGAAGCCGGGCTGACGCACCTGACGTCCCGGACGGTGTCCTCCGTGGACGATCTGCGCAAGCAGCTGACCGTGGTGCGGGCGAAGGGGTTCGCCCTGGAGATCGAGGAAACGATGCCCGGGGTCGGCAGCCTCGCGGTGCCGGTCACCGGCGCGGACGGCACGGTCCACGCGGCGGTGTCGACGACCGCGCCCGTCGCCCGCCTGGCGCCGAAGCGCCTGCTGCCGGAACTGCGCACGGCCGCGGCCGCCATCGCGCGAGCGCTCGACCGCGCCCTGCTCACGGCGTCCGAGGTACGCAACGAGCCGTTCACCGCCCTCCAGGCCCCACCGAAACGGGCCGCGGGCTGACGGGTCTGCCGCGGCTGGTCGTGAGTGTTTAGGAGGGTTCTAACCGTCCTAAACACTCACGACCAGCCGACCACCCGCTGAGCCGGACCGGTCTGCTCAGCGGACCAGCGGCTTGGGCCGGGTCCGGGCCGGTCCGACGATCACCCGGGTGAGCGAACTTTCGCCGGACACCCCGGTCGAGCTGCTGACCAGCCGAGCCCGGCAGGATCCGGACCGCGAGCTGGTCCGCTTCGACGACGGCACGCGCCTGCGGATCGGCGACGTCGACGCAGGCTCGCGTGCTGTCGCTTCGCGGCTCGGCGTCGTCCCCGGGGAGCGCGTGCTGACCTGCGTGCGGCCGGGGCGCGCCGCCGTGGAGCTGCTCTTCGGCCTCGCCCGGCGAGGCGCGGTGGAGGTGCCGCTGGCCCTCGACGTCACGCTCCCGGCGGCCGCGGCGATCCGGCACTCGACCAGGGCATCGCTGCTGATCGCCGGCACTTCGGCGCTCGCCGCCAACCCCGCCCTGCTGACCCTGGCCGAGCGGGTCGTCCTCGTCCGCGAGGACGATCCCGGACCGCCGGGGCACCCGTTCCTCGACGAGCTGCCGGTGACCGGAGCCCGGGAGCACCGTCCCGCGCCGGGTGACGTGCTCGTCGTGCTGTCCACTTCGGGCACCACCGGCCGCGCGAAAGCCGCCGAACTCCCGCACTTCGCCGCCGTGCGGCACGCCCGCCGGGTGGCGGCGACCATGGGCTACGGCCCCGGGGACGTCCTGCTCAACGTGTTCCCGTGGCACCACGTCAACGTCCGGCACACCGCGCTCCTGCCCGCGTTGCTGACCGGGGCACGGCTGGTCGCCCACCGCCGGTTCTCCGCGTCCCGGTTCTGGGAGATCTGCCGCGCCGAAAGGGTCACGGCGTTCAACTTCATGGGCGCGATGCTGGCCATCCTGGACCGTCAGCCGGGCACCGACCGCGATCACGCCGTCCGCCTGGCCTACGGCGCCCCGGCCCCCGCCGAGCTGGCCGCGCGGTTCCTCGACCGCTTCGGCGTGAAAGCGCTCGAGGCCTACGCCAGCACCGAACTCGGGGACGTCGCCGCGAACACCCCGCACGACTGGCGGCCGGGCACGGCGGGCCGGGTCGTCCCCGAGTACGAAGTCTCGATCCTCGACGACACCGGCCGGCCCCTTCCGCCCGGCGAGACCGGCCAGATCGCCGTCCGGGCCCAGCGGCCGGACATGCGGTTCCGCGGCTACGCGGGCGACCCCGCCACCACCGCCGCCGTGCTCCAGGACGGCTGGTTCCGCACCGGCGACCGCGGCCGTCTCGACGCCGACGGCTTCCTCACCTTCGCCGGGCGGCGCGGTGACGTCGTCCGGCGGCGCGGGGAGAACATCGCGACCTGGGACGTCGAGCAGGTGCTGCGGGCGCTGCCCGGCGTGGTCGACGCCGCCGCGATCGGGGTCGAGTCGGACCTCACCGAGCAGGAGCTCCTCGTCGTGCTCGCCACCGATCGCGCGCTCGACGGGCCCGCCGTGCGGGACTGGTGCCGCACGCGGCTGCCGCGGCACGCCCAGCCGCGGTACGTGCGGATCGCGCGGGAGCTGCCGCGCAACGGGAGCGGCAAGGTCGTCAAGGCGCTGCTGCCGTCCACTGTGGACGAGCACACGTGGGACGCCGAAGCCCGGTCCACCCAGTGAACCGCGGGCGACCGGGCGGGTACCTCCGCTGCCTACGGTCGGCCGACATCCCCGTTGCCGCAGGAGGACCCGTTGCGTGTACTCGACCTCACCGACGAACTGGCCCGGCAGGGCGCCCGGCTGCTGGTCGGGCTCGGCGCCGACGTCGTGCGCGTCGACGACGACCTGACCGGGCCCGAGCGCATCCACTGGCACGCCGGGAAGAAGCTGGCGGCGGATCTCGACGCGCTGGCCCGGGAAGCCGACGTCATCCTGGAAAGCGGGCCGGTGGCGAAGCTGCGTGGCCTGCACGCCGACGGGACCTCGCGGTGGCCGGACGCCGTCCACGTCGTCGTGACGCCGTTCGGCCTCACCGGCCCGCGCCGCGACTGGCTCGGCGGCGACCTCGTGCTCGCCTCCGCCGGGGGGATGACCTGGCTCGGCGGCAAGCCCGGCGGCCCGCCCGAACCGCCGCCGCGCGAGCAGGCCTGCCAGCTGGCCGGCGCGCACGGCGCGATCGCCGCCCTGCTGGGCGTGCTCGCCGGGACCGGGCAGCTGATCGACGTCTCGGCCCAGGAAGCGGTCGCCGCGACGCTGGAAACGGGCGCGATCTCGTGGATCCACGCCGGCCGGTTCCCGGTCCGCAACGGCGGCGTCTACGAGCACGTCGCCCATCGGATCTTCGCGGCCGCCGACGGGTACGTCGCGGGCGGCTACTCCGGCAGCGAGCGCATGTGGACCGGCCTTCGGGACTGGCTGGCTGAGGAAGGAGAGGCCGGTGACCTCCTGGACGAGCGGTTCGCCGATCAGGTGGTGCGGTGGGCCGAGCGTCCGCACGTCGACGACGTCGTCGCCCGGTTCGTCGCCAAGCGCACCGCGGCCGAGGTCGCCGAGGAGGGCCGCGCCCGTTCTCTGCCGTGGGCCGAGGTGACTCCGCCGGCGGAGCTGACCCGCAACCCGCAGCTGCGCGACCGGCAGTTCTTCGTCTCCGTCGACGGCATCGAGGACGCCGGCTTCCCCTGGAACGCCCCCGGCCTGCCCCGGCCGGTGACGCTGTCCCCGCTCACCGAAGGCGGGTGGACCAGCGCGCCGGTGCAACGGCGACCCGCGCGGAGCCGCGCGCTCGACGGCGTCCGGGTGCTGGACCTGACCTGGGTGCTGGCCGGGCCCTACGCGACCAAGATCCTCGCCGAGCACGGCGCCGACGTCGTCAAGGTCGAGTCGAAGCACCGACACGACCCGACGCGGTTTTCGACGTCCATGCGGCTGCGGCCGGACGCCGGGCCCGACGACTCCGGCTACTTCCTGAACTTCAACCGTGGCAAGCGAAGCGTCGCGCTCAACCTGCGCACGCCCGAAGGGCAGGCGGTCCTGCGGGAACTGGCCGCCCACTGCGACGTCGTCGTGGAGAACTTCAGCCCGGGCGTGCTGGCGAAGTGGGGCTTGGACTACGAGTCGCTGCGCGCGATCAACCCGAAAGCGATCCTGGTGTCGATGTCCGGCGTCGGGCACACCGGGCCGTGGCGGAAGGCCGTCACCTTCGCCGACACGCTCGCCGCGATGTCCGGGCTGTCCGCCGAGACGGCCGAACCGGGCGAAAAGCCACAAGGGCTGGCTTTCGGGCTGGGGGACATGGTGGCCGCCAACGCGGCGGTGCTCGGCGCCCTGGACCTGCTGATCCGCGGCGAAGGCGGGCACGTCGACCTCTCGCAGCTGGAGGCGATGGCGGCCACGATGGGCCCGGCGGTCCTCGGCACCGCGCGTTCCGCGCCGCACGGCGTCTACCCGGCGGCCGGGGACGACCGGTGGGTGGCCATCGCCCCGCAAGACGAAACGCAGTGGGCCGCGCTGCGGGCCTTGGCTTCGGACGAGATCGACACCCTCGCTGCCTGGACCCGGCCGCAGGACGCCGAGGACCTCACCGCCCGGCTGCAGGCCGCCGGGGTCCCCGCGGCCGTCGTGGCGACCGGTCGCGACCTCGTCCAGGACGAGCACTTGGCCGAACGCGGCTTCTACGAGCGCCTCGACCACCCGATCGCGGGCGCGGTGCTGCACGAGGGCATCGTCGCGCGCCTCGCGGCGACCCCGGGCGCGCTCACCTCGCCCGCTCCCCTGCTCGGCCAGCACACCGACCCGGTCCTGCGCGAGCTCCTGGGCTTCGACGACGACCGCCTGGCCGCCCTGCGCGCCGCCGGGATCACCGAATGAAAGGAACCCGCATGCCGGTCCTGACCACCACCCGGGACGCCGGGGTAGCGACGATCCGGATCGACCGGCCGCCGGCCAACGCCGTCGATCCGGCCATGATCGCGGAGTTCCGCGAGGTGCTGCCGCCGCTGGCCGAAGACCCGGACGTGCGGTGCCTGGTCATCACCGGCACCGGCAAGTTCTTCATCGCCGGCGCCGACATCGCCGTCATGCGGGACCTGTCCGACGTCAACCAGGCGAAGATGCGCGGCTGGATCGAGGTGCAGCGGATCCTGGAACGGGCCCCGAAACCGGTGATCGCCGCCATGAACGGCCACGCCCTCGGCGGTGGCGCCGAGCTGGCCTTGGCCTGCGACCTGCGGATCCTCTCGGCCACGGCGAGCTTCGGCTACCCGGAGATCACCCTCGGCCTGTTCCCCGGGGCGGGCGGCAGCCAGCGGCTCCCCCGGCTCGTCGGACCGCACCGGGCCAAGCGGCTGATGATCGAGGGCACGCGCCTGTCCGCCCAGCAGGCCCTGGAGTTCGGCTTGGTGGATCGGGTGGTCGAGCCCGGGCTGTTCGACGCCGCGGTCGCCGAGGAGGCCCAGCTGCTCGCGGCCAAGCCGACCGCGGCCATCGGCATCCTCAAACGGGTCGTCGACGAAGGTCACGGCCTGCCGATCGAGGAAGCCTTGCTACGCGAAGGGAAAGGCGTCGCGGAGCTGATCCGCACCGCGGACGCCGCCGAGGGCCTGCAAGCCTTCCTGGACAAGCGCCCGCCCCGGTTCATCGGCCACTGAGAGGTCGGGAGTGTTTAGGACGGTTAGAACCGTCCTAAACACTCACGACCGGGTCAGTACTGGGCGACCATCGGGGTGTCCACGCCGAGGTCGCCGATCGTGCCGGCGCCGCCGGGGTCGCCGAGGGGCGCGTCGCGGCCGGGCAGGGGCTGCTCGAAGAAGGCGATCGAGTCCGTCACGAACACCGTCTTGCTCTCGTCGCCACGCGCTTTGCGGTCGACGAAGATGGCGTCCACCGGGCACTCCGGCTCGCACGCGCCGCATTCGATGCACTCGTTGGTGTTGATGTAGCTCTTGCGCTCGCCGACGTAGATGCAGTCGACAGGGCAGACGTCCAGGCAGGCGCGGTCGGTGACGTCGATGCAGTTGGCGCCGATGACGTAGGCCATGGGTTTTCCTTCCGGGGTCAGGAGTTCTCGGTCGAGTGACCGGGGAAGAGGGACAGTTCGGGGTCGAGGGCGACCGCGGCGTTGTTCACCGCCGTGGCGACTTCGCCGAAGCCGACGGACATCAGGCGCACCTTGCCCTCGTACTCGGTCACGTCCCCGGCGGCGTAGACGCGGTCGAGGCTGGTGCGCATCCGCGAGTCGACCAGGATCGACCGGCCGCGCAGCTCCATCCCCCAGGACGCCAGGGGGCCGAGGTTGCTCACGAAGCCCAGCGCGGCGATTACACTGTCCACTTCGAACACCTGCGGCTGGTCTTCGCCCCGCACGCGGACGTGAGCCAGCCGCAGCGTCTCTTCTCCGGTAAGCGCTTCCACTTCGGCGTCGGTGACGATCCGCGTTCCCCCGGCGGTGACGGCCGTGACGCTCGCCGCGTGCGCGCGGAACGCCGACCGCCGGTGGACGAGGGTGACGGACTTCGCGATCGGCTCCAAGGCCAGGGCCCAATCGACCGCGCTGTCGCCGCCACCCACGACGAGCACGTTGTGGCCGATGTGCGCGTCGAGGTCGGTGACGAAGTAGCTCAGGCCCCGGCCGAGGTAGTCCTCCCCGGCGGGCAACTTGCGCGGGGTGAACGTGCCGATCCCGGCCGTGAGGATCACCGCGCCGGCGCGCACGACCACGCCGTCGGACAGGGTGACCTCGGGCCGGCCGTCCTCGGCGCGGCCCAGCGCGACGGCTTGGCGGCCCAGCAAGTACTCAGGGCTGTGGCCATGAGCCTGGTCCAGCAGCGCGGCCACGAAGTCGCGGCCCCGCACGCGCGGCAACCCGGCGACGTCGAGGATTTCCTTTTCCGGGTAGAGCGCGGCGATCTGCCCGCCCGGCTGGGGCAGCCCGTCGACCACGACGGTGCGCAGGCCGCGGAAGCCCGCGCAGTAGGCGCCGTAGAGGCCGGTCGGTCCGGCGCCGACCAGCAGGATGTCGGTGTCGAGGGCCATGAGTCCTCCGTGGGATGTCGAAAGTGGACAGCGTCGGACAGTAAGCGGGTCGCGCGGCGCGGACCCGGATCGCGGACCGGTGAGCGGACCACGGCCCGGTTTTCGGATCGGGTTCGGTGAGCGGACCGGAGGCGTTGGCCGACCGGGCCGGCGGTGGTGGACTCACCGTCAGCTTCGGCACAACGAACTTGGAGCGGTCATGAGCGTGCAGAACGGCGAGACGGCCACCACCCCGGCCCGGCGCGGCCGGCGCCCGGCGAGGCTCCCGGGCCGGCAGGACTGGTCGAGCTGGCCGCACTACCAGGCCGCGGCGGCCGGGTTCCGCGGCTACTGGTACCCGGTGGGCTACTCGTCGCGGTTCACCGGCAAGCCCCGGCAGATCACCCTGCTCGGGCAGAAGATCGTGCTGATCCGCGACGGCGGAAAGGTGTACGCGCTGAAGGACCGCTGCCCGCACCGCGGCGTCCCGCTGTCGGAGGGCAACCAGCAGTTCCCGGGCACGATCTCGTGCCCGTACCACGGCTGGACGTTCGACCTGAAGTCCGGTGACCTCAAGGCCGCCATCACCGACGGCCCGGCCTCGCCGATCTGCGGCAAGGTCAAGCAGCCCACCTACGCGGTCGAGGAGCGCCTCGGCATGGTGTGGGTCTTCGTCGGCGACGGCGAAGAAGCCCCGCCGATCGACGAGCAACTGCCCGAGGAACTGGTCAGCAACGAGGCCATCGTCGGCTCGCGCATCCAGCCCCGCGAAGGCAACTGGCGCTTCGCGTGCGAGAACGGCTACGACGAAGGCCACGCGAAATACCTGCACCGCACGGCGTTGTGGCGGCTGTTCAAGGCGATGCCGGTGTGGAACGAGACCCGGATCATCGAGCGCGGGCGGTGGATCTACCGCGTCCAGGACAAGCAGTACTGGACCGCCGACTTCCCCGGCCTGGGCAAGTGGGACAACCAGGCGTGGTTCAAGCTGAAGCCGCCGAAGAAGGTCGGCAACGTCGGCAACACCAGCACCCACCGCCAGACCAACCCGGTGATCGCCGCGCAGGAGTTCCCCGGCTTCGCGTCGGTGAGCATGCCCGGCGTGCTGCGGATCGTCTACCCGACGTTCATCCACTACGAG includes the following:
- a CDS encoding alpha/beta fold hydrolase; its protein translation is MTTVEYGYATVPGGQVHYAEQGSGPAVLLLHQTPRSLDEFRELQPLLAGEHRVIALDMPGFGNSTALPAPQRIEDYARGVLAALDALGVDRTAVVGHHTGGVVAVELAAAAPDRITAVVLSSTPWADADYRASHVDGPGVDDAAREPGGGHLLTWWEQRRPYYPEAATGLLDRFVRDALAPGVDPREGHLACARYEMERRIGLVRAPVLLLGAGDDPFALPALEPLEKHLTAAALVDSAVIDGGTVALMEDKANDVAAVVLPFFCRSAD
- a CDS encoding IclR family transcriptional regulator gives rise to the protein METDEDSRPNSVLGKAQLLLGAFESGAYQLGLTDLSRRSGVPKASAYRLAQELVEWGLLERRGDCYQLGLRVFELGQRVPASAVLRAVARPALADLFAATRATIHLAVLDGVHVLFLEKVAGEANIHSHSRIGGRLPAPATATGKVLLATSPDVDEHLARLDEAGLTHLTSRTVSSVDDLRKQLTVVRAKGFALEIEETMPGVGSLAVPVTGADGTVHAAVSTTAPVARLAPKRLLPELRTAAAAIARALDRALLTASEVRNEPFTALQAPPKRAAG
- a CDS encoding class I adenylate-forming enzyme family protein, whose amino-acid sequence is MSELSPDTPVELLTSRARQDPDRELVRFDDGTRLRIGDVDAGSRAVASRLGVVPGERVLTCVRPGRAAVELLFGLARRGAVEVPLALDVTLPAAAAIRHSTRASLLIAGTSALAANPALLTLAERVVLVREDDPGPPGHPFLDELPVTGAREHRPAPGDVLVVLSTSGTTGRAKAAELPHFAAVRHARRVAATMGYGPGDVLLNVFPWHHVNVRHTALLPALLTGARLVAHRRFSASRFWEICRAERVTAFNFMGAMLAILDRQPGTDRDHAVRLAYGAPAPAELAARFLDRFGVKALEAYASTELGDVAANTPHDWRPGTAGRVVPEYEVSILDDTGRPLPPGETGQIAVRAQRPDMRFRGYAGDPATTAAVLQDGWFRTGDRGRLDADGFLTFAGRRGDVVRRRGENIATWDVEQVLRALPGVVDAAAIGVESDLTEQELLVVLATDRALDGPAVRDWCRTRLPRHAQPRYVRIARELPRNGSGKVVKALLPSTVDEHTWDAEARSTQ
- a CDS encoding CaiB/BaiF CoA-transferase family protein — encoded protein: MRVLDLTDELARQGARLLVGLGADVVRVDDDLTGPERIHWHAGKKLAADLDALAREADVILESGPVAKLRGLHADGTSRWPDAVHVVVTPFGLTGPRRDWLGGDLVLASAGGMTWLGGKPGGPPEPPPREQACQLAGAHGAIAALLGVLAGTGQLIDVSAQEAVAATLETGAISWIHAGRFPVRNGGVYEHVAHRIFAAADGYVAGGYSGSERMWTGLRDWLAEEGEAGDLLDERFADQVVRWAERPHVDDVVARFVAKRTAAEVAEEGRARSLPWAEVTPPAELTRNPQLRDRQFFVSVDGIEDAGFPWNAPGLPRPVTLSPLTEGGWTSAPVQRRPARSRALDGVRVLDLTWVLAGPYATKILAEHGADVVKVESKHRHDPTRFSTSMRLRPDAGPDDSGYFLNFNRGKRSVALNLRTPEGQAVLRELAAHCDVVVENFSPGVLAKWGLDYESLRAINPKAILVSMSGVGHTGPWRKAVTFADTLAAMSGLSAETAEPGEKPQGLAFGLGDMVAANAAVLGALDLLIRGEGGHVDLSQLEAMAATMGPAVLGTARSAPHGVYPAAGDDRWVAIAPQDETQWAALRALASDEIDTLAAWTRPQDAEDLTARLQAAGVPAAVVATGRDLVQDEHLAERGFYERLDHPIAGAVLHEGIVARLAATPGALTSPAPLLGQHTDPVLRELLGFDDDRLAALRAAGITE
- a CDS encoding enoyl-CoA hydratase/isomerase family protein; protein product: MPVLTTTRDAGVATIRIDRPPANAVDPAMIAEFREVLPPLAEDPDVRCLVITGTGKFFIAGADIAVMRDLSDVNQAKMRGWIEVQRILERAPKPVIAAMNGHALGGGAELALACDLRILSATASFGYPEITLGLFPGAGGSQRLPRLVGPHRAKRLMIEGTRLSAQQALEFGLVDRVVEPGLFDAAVAEEAQLLAAKPTAAIGILKRVVDEGHGLPIEEALLREGKGVAELIRTADAAEGLQAFLDKRPPRFIGH
- a CDS encoding indolepyruvate ferredoxin oxidoreductase subunit alpha; the protein is MAYVIGANCIDVTDRACLDVCPVDCIYVGERKSYINTNECIECGACEPECPVDAIFVDRKARGDESKTVFVTDSIAFFEQPLPGRDAPLGDPGGAGTIGDLGVDTPMVAQY
- a CDS encoding NAD(P)/FAD-dependent oxidoreductase produces the protein MALDTDILLVGAGPTGLYGAYCAGFRGLRTVVVDGLPQPGGQIAALYPEKEILDVAGLPRVRGRDFVAALLDQAHGHSPEYLLGRQAVALGRAEDGRPEVTLSDGVVVRAGAVILTAGIGTFTPRKLPAGEDYLGRGLSYFVTDLDAHIGHNVLVVGGGDSAVDWALALEPIAKSVTLVHRRSAFRAHAASVTAVTAGGTRIVTDAEVEALTGEETLRLAHVRVRGEDQPQVFEVDSVIAALGFVSNLGPLASWGMELRGRSILVDSRMRTSLDRVYAAGDVTEYEGKVRLMSVGFGEVATAVNNAAVALDPELSLFPGHSTENS
- a CDS encoding aromatic ring-hydroxylating dioxygenase subunit alpha, producing MSVQNGETATTPARRGRRPARLPGRQDWSSWPHYQAAAAGFRGYWYPVGYSSRFTGKPRQITLLGQKIVLIRDGGKVYALKDRCPHRGVPLSEGNQQFPGTISCPYHGWTFDLKSGDLKAAITDGPASPICGKVKQPTYAVEERLGMVWVFVGDGEEAPPIDEQLPEELVSNEAIVGSRIQPREGNWRFACENGYDEGHAKYLHRTALWRLFKAMPVWNETRIIERGRWIYRVQDKQYWTADFPGLGKWDNQAWFKLKPPKKVGNVGNTSTHRQTNPVIAAQEFPGFASVSMPGVLRIVYPTFIHYEFYVPVDADNHLYVGVLASFQRGLKALPFYAKYLGFVRWLFHGQFSGQDKWMVEVTDAPPEKLYRPDDSLLKWRKLAEDTCEERVDRLGAQGVSVPVPAAD